A stretch of Branchiostoma lanceolatum isolate klBraLanc5 chromosome 14, klBraLanc5.hap2, whole genome shotgun sequence DNA encodes these proteins:
- the LOC136448245 gene encoding IgGFc-binding protein-like — MARVHFSVLVLTALFGWNLAARDNKGTEFILTFLENFQRTAEKNPELFIATPHLTGASVTITFPSNDFTTQLQVTYGQVTQVELDREAVELRGSVKSDKAVHITSDVEIVVYGVFAQWASSDAYLALPTDVLGTEYFVSCRTVKRGFRENGVTFDVPSEFGVVGVHDGTTVTIVPSQAVTFDGQNYAAGQAFSVGLGRFETLQVQTPEDLTGSKITATQPVAVLSGNMFATVGSDRGTGDHVVEMIPPVDTWGKEFVTVPLTKHTGGDIFRVIAARDNTQVSVTNENMKTLNAGEFSELDVPSDQYRHVTSNEPILLVQYSKTGSIDQTETDPFMMVIPPVTQFETEYTFATVDLLSDRTEPTHHINLVVSSTKKAGLRLDGQPLPSDTVWHDVPGTDYAATQLDISIGTHTVRHLSPITTVGLFSYGFVHPESYGYPGGLRLARIAALCSTTAPVPADRVDNDCDGRVDEELLNGIDDDGDGLIDEDLANSNCADNRDQYRTCLQQRCRNLVP, encoded by the exons ATGGCCCGGGTGCACTTTTCTGTGTTGGTCCTGACCGCTTTATTTGGCTGGAATCTAG CCGCCAGAGACAATAAAGGTACGGAGTTCATCCTGACATTTCTGGAGAACTTCCAAAGAACTGCTGAAAAGAACCCGGAACTGTTCATCGCCACCCCGCATCTAACAGGGGCTTCTGTTACCATCACATTTCCGTCTAATGACTTTACAACTCAACTGCAGGTGACTTATGGCCAA GTGACACAGGTGGAACTGGACCGAGAAGCTGTGGAACTCCGCGGCAGCGTGAAGAGCGACAAGGCGGTTCACATCACGTCCGATGTGGAGATAGTGGTGTACGGAGTGTTCGCCCAATGGGCTTCGTCTGACGCCTACCTGGCCCTCCCCACCGACGTGTTGGGGACGGAGTACTTTGTGTCTTGTAGAACCGTCAAGCGGGGCTTTAGAGAGAATGGTGTCACGTTTGACGTTCCCTCTG aGTTCGGAGTGGTCGGTGTCCATGACGGGACGACCGTCACTATTGTCCCTAGCCAAGCCGTGACGTTCGACGGACAAAACTACGCCGCAGGACAGGCGTTCTCTGTGGGACTGGGCCGGTTTGAAACACTTCAG GTACAGACACCTGAGGACCTGACCGGCTCAAAGATCACGGCTACCCAGCCTGTGGCCGTGCTGAGCGGAAACATGTTTGCAACGGTAGGGAGCGATAGGGGCACCGGAGACCACGTAGTAGAGATGATCCCACCCGTGGACACCTGGGGGAAGGAGTTCGTCACCGTGCCGCTGACAAAGCACACAGGCGGTGACATATTCCGTGTCATAGCGGCCAGAGACAATACGCAG GTCAGTGTTACAAATGAGAACATGAAGACTCTGAACGCTGGGGAGTTCAGCGAGCTTGATGTCCCATCGGACCagtacagacacgtgacttccAACGAACCTATCTTGTTAGTTCAGTACAG CAAGACTGGTTCCATCGACCAGACGGAAACTGACCCGTTCATGATGGTCATCCCGCCTGTGACTCAGTTTGAAACGGAGTACACCTTCGCCACGGTGGACCTTCTCAGTGACAGGACCGAACCCACTCATCACATCAACCTGGTCGTCAg CTCGACAAAAAAAGCTGGTCTCCGATTGGATGGACAACCGTTGCCTAGCGACACCGTCTGGCATGACGTACCTGGGACCGACTACGCCGCCACACAACTGGATATTTCTATAGGCACACACACAGTGAGACACCTATCTCCCATCACGACCGTAGGTCTTTTCAG CTATGGATTTGTACATCCGGAGTCGTACGGCTATCCCGGTGGGCTCCGGCTGGCCCGGATCGCCGCCTTGTGCAGCACCACCGCCCCCGTCCCCGCCGACCGTGTTGACAACGACTGTGACGGACGTGTGGACGAGGAGCTGCTGAACGGCATTGATGATGACGGCGACGGACTGATCGACGAAGATCTGGCCAATA GTAACTGCGCTGACAACCGGGACCAGTACAGGACGTGTTTGCAGCAACGATGCAGGAACCTGGTCCCTTAG
- the LOC136448244 gene encoding IgGFc-binding protein-like has translation MARVLLSMLVMVASFGCSQAARDNKGTEFILTFPENFQRDQNRPKLFIACPHPTGARVTITLPYNGDTDTVTVNHGRVEEVELRREAVELRDSEKSDGGGRAVHITSDVEIVVYGVFAELKSSDAYLALPTDVLGTEYYAACSSIARNRNQEGWDDMPSQFGVVGVHAGTTVTIVPSQAVEFDRRNYGAGQAFSVVLDRFETLQVQATEDLTGSKITATQPVAVLSGNTFAYCLPMGERQRGTGDHLVQMIPPVDTWGEEFVTVPLSRHRGGDLFRVVAARDNTQVDVTNENAKTLNAGEFWEIDIPSDEYRHVTTSEPVLLVQYSKTGSADNTATDPFMMIIPSVAQFEAEYTFSTVDLLYDPSRTTHHINVVTSSADIAGLRLDEQPLPSDTVWHDVPGTRYAAAQLTVSGGTHTVRHMSPIVTTGLFSYGFTYLESYGYPGGLRLAQIAAPCSTTAPVPADRVDNDCDGRVDEELLNGIDDDGDGLIDEDLAIGNCADHRRQYETCLLQRCRNMAP, from the exons ATGGCGCGTGTGCTCCTGTCGATGCTGGTTATGGTCGCTTCATTTGGCTGCAGTCAAG ctGCTCGGGACAACAAGGGTACTGAGTTTATCCTGACTTTTCCGGAAAATTTCCAGAGAGACCAAAACAGACCGAAACTGTTCATCGCCTGTCCGCATCCGACCGGGGCGAGAGTTACCATTACTCTACCTTACAATGGTGACACCGACACAGTGACGGTGAATCACGGGCGG GTGGAAGAGGTTGAGCTACGCCGTGAAGCTGTAGAACTTCGCGACAGCGAAAAGAGTGACGGAGGCGGCAGGGCCGTTCACATCACGTCCGATGTGGAGATCGTGGTGTACGGAGTGTTCGCCGAGTTGAAGAGTTCTGACGCCTACCTGGCCCTCCCCACCGACGTGCTGGGGACCGAATACTACGCTGCTTGCTCAAGCATAGCACGCAATCGGAACCAAGAGGGCTGGGACGACATGCCATCGC AGTTTGGAGTAGTCGGTGTCCATGCCGGAACAACAGTCACCATTGTCCCCAGCCAAGCCGTTGAATTTGATCGACGAAACTACGGCGCAGGACAGGCGTTCTCTGTGGTACTGGACCGGTTTGAGACTCTTCAG GTCCAGGCGACTGAGGACCTGACCGGCTCAAAGATCACGGCTACCCAGCCTGTGGCCGTGCTGAGCGGAAACACGTTCGCTTACTGTCTGCCAATGGGCGAGCGACAGCGGGGCACCGGAGACCACCTGGTACAGATGATCCCACCTGTGGACACCTGGGGAGAGGAGTTCGTCACCGTGCCGCTGTCCAGGCACAGAGGCGGCGACCTCTTCCGCGTTGTTGCTGCCAGAGACAATACACAG gtcGATGTCACCAATGAGAACGCCAAGACTCTGAACGCTGGGGAATTCTGGGAGATTGATATCCCATCTGACGAGTACAGACACGTGACCACCAGTGAGCCCGTCTTGTTGGTGCAGTACAG TAAGACCGGCTCTGCTGACAACACGGCAACTGACCCGTTCATGATGATCATCCCTTCTGTAGCGCAGTTCGAGGCAGAATACACGTTTTCTACGGTTGATCTTCTTTATGACCCCTCTAGAACAACTCATCACATCAACGTAGTCACCAG CTCGGCTGACATAGCTGGTCTCCGATTGGATGAACAGCCGTTGCCTAGCGACACCGTCTGGCATGACGTACCTGGGACCAGATACGCCGCCGCGCAGCTGACTGTCTCTGGAGGCACCCACACAGTCCGCCACATGTCTCCCATCGTGACGACTGGGCTGTTCAG TTATGGATTCACTTATCTGGAGTCGTACGGCTATCCCGGTGGACTCCGGCTGGCTCAGATCGCCGCCCCGTGCAGCACCACCGCCCCCGTCCCCGCCGACCGTGTGGACAACGACTGTGACGGGCGTGTGGACGAGGAGTTGCTGAACGGCATTGATGATGACGGCGACGGGCTGATCGACGAGGATCTGGCCATCG GAAACTGCGCTGACCACCGGCGCCAGTACGAGACGTGCTTGCTGCAGCGCTGCAGGAACATGGCCCCTTGA
- the LOC136448574 gene encoding rho-related GTP-binding protein RhoA-C gives MAAIRKKLVIVGDGACGKTCLLIVFSKDQFPEVYVPTVFENYVADIEVDGKLVELALWDTAGQEDYDRLRPLSYPDTDVILMCFSIDSPDSLENIPEKWTPEVKHFCPNVPIILVGNKKDLRNDENTKRELAKMKQEPVKTEEGRHMAEMINAFAYLECSAKTKEGVREVFETATKAALANKKRKRKPKCLLL, from the exons ATGGCGGCAATACGGAAGAAGCTGGTGATAGTAGGCGACGGTGCTTGCGGTAAAACCTGCCTTTTAATCGTCTTCAGCAAAGACCAGTTTCCGGAGGTCTACGTGCCCACTGTCTTCGAAAACTATGTAGCAGACATCGAAGTTGACGGCAAACTG GTGGAGCTGGCGCTATGGGACACGGCTGGACAGGAGGACTACGACAGACTGCGTCCGCTATCGTACCCAGACACCGACGTCATCCTCATGTGTTTCTCCATTGACAGCCCAGACAG CTTAGAGAACATCCCCGAGAAGTGGACACCCGAGGTGAAACACTTCTGCCCTAATGTGCCAATCATTTTGGTGGGGAACAAGAAAGATCTGAGGAACGATGAGAACACTAAGCGTGAGCTGGCCAAAATGAAGCAAGAACCAGTCAAAACAGAAGAAGGACGGCATATGGCAGAGATGATCAAT GCCTTTGCATACCTTGAGTGCTCAGCCAAGACCAAAGAGGGAGTGCGAGAGGTCTTTGAAACAGCCACCAAGGCTGCTCTGGCAAATAAGAAGAGGAAGCGTAAGCCGAAGTGTCTGCTGTTGTAG
- the LOC136448689 gene encoding adenosine receptor A2b-like, with amino-acid sequence MENTTSVPVAISGAIVNGSTAVAIILTTTITLGNVTTSVTSYNPAHHGLYGYYPHLQPLLIVILVIMTAWPLFGNGCLLYLVCAEKNMREPGNIFLCALALTDIALILVYAPTTVYSLVHGEILDESWCRIQAFFVHFLHVLSVYLQASLWICRYIHIALPFKYAAMMTKRRLAIAMTICSLIALVEPLGCVSVLSADIAKHPTIMLPLDIGGPEAVFYIGLTIVCVGVAISCIAAGLIYKVALDNEKRHQKLTGIAKDQLSRKLKAAKTLAIVTGIQLITWLPSIITTCLMKAKVIRTDTGLILGDISFIVRITSTFTDSIVYAKRKNIYRRAVGKIYGKTRKRHQRAVGPEHIPMRTLRWTENM; translated from the exons ATGGAGAACACTACCAGCGTCCCGGTCGCCATCTCTGGTGCGATTGTTAACGGTTCCACTGCAGTTGCCATCATCCTGACGACAACAATCACGTTAGGAAACGTGACAACATCCGTGACCAGCTACAACCCAGCACACCACGGACTGTACGGCTACTACCCGCATCTACAACCCCTGCTGATCGTCATCCTCGTCATCATGACGGCTTGGCCCTTGTTCGGCAATGGCTGCTTGTTGTATCTCGTCTGCGCCGAGAAAAACATGCGG GAACcaggaaatatatttttgtgtgcCCTGGCGCTTACGGACATCGCCTTGATACTTGTCTACGCTCCCACAACCGTTTACAGCTTGGTGCACGGAGAAATCCTCGATGAGAGTTGGTGCAGGATCCAAGCCTTCTTCGTCCATTTCCTACACGTGCTCTCAGTCTACCTGCAGGCGAGTCTGTGGATCTGCAGATACATACACATCGCACTTCCTTTTAAGTATGCTGCGATGATGACCAAACGCCGTCTCGCTATCGCCATGACCATCTGCTCCCTGATTGCCTTGGTAGAGCCTCTTGGATGTGTGAGCGTGCTCTCCGCCGACATCGCGAAGCACCCCACTATTATGCTCCCGTTAGACATTGGTGGCCCAGAGGCCGTCTTCTACATAGGACTAACAATTGTCTGTGTCGGCGTGGCCATCAGCTGCATCGCTGCCGGCCTCATATACAAAGTGGCCTTGGACAATGAGAAGAGACACCAGAAACTGACCGGGATCGCCAAGGATCAGCTCAGCCGCAAACTGAAAGCTGCCAAGACGCTGGCGATTGTAACAGGAATACAACTGATCACGTGGCTTCCATCGATTATCACTACATGTCTGATGAAGGCTAAAGTCATAAGAACTGACACAGGACTCATCCTTGGGGACATTTCCTTCATCGTCAGGATTACAAGCACCTTCACCGATTCAATTGTGTACGCCAAGCGCAAAAACATCTACCGCCGAGCTGTGGGGAAGATATACGGCAAGACCAGGAAACGCCACCAGCGAGCTGTAGGTCCTGAGCACATCCCCATGCGTACATTGCGTTGGACAGAAAACATGTAA